A part of Candidatus Palauibacter australiensis genomic DNA contains:
- a CDS encoding serine hydrolase, giving the protein MDPAAIDSLIADIDAGRYGLIDQFLLIRNGRVIADRRWDHGARYAELLTAQEDTADHQYNYDHPSWHPYYRNTDLHSLQSVTKSVTSVAFGIAVDEGHIPGAEASAWPWFEAYGVDLDHPRRAATTLEDFLTMRSGIDWAVPGQTYDDGTHPTVVLEASDRWIDYVVAQPVGTDPGTRFDYNDGVSVLLGKVVREATGQRLDAWAEERLFRPIGIDEYYWKIAPDGEVDSEGGLYLSTHDLARVGYLMLRGGEWDGRQVVSRQWVETSTSPVVPDVAPDNDRPDTGYGYQWWVPVHEDGETKVFAGNGYGGQFIHIVPEHDLISVFNGWTLHQQPDLFSWTALQDRILPAIVPSP; this is encoded by the coding sequence GTGGACCCGGCCGCGATCGACTCGCTGATCGCCGACATCGACGCCGGACGCTACGGCCTCATCGACCAGTTTCTCCTCATCCGCAACGGGCGCGTGATCGCGGACCGCCGCTGGGACCACGGCGCGCGGTACGCCGAACTACTCACCGCGCAGGAGGACACGGCGGACCACCAGTACAACTACGATCACCCCTCGTGGCACCCGTACTACCGGAACACGGATCTGCACTCGCTCCAGTCCGTGACCAAGAGCGTGACCTCGGTCGCGTTCGGCATCGCCGTGGACGAGGGCCACATCCCGGGCGCGGAAGCGTCGGCGTGGCCCTGGTTCGAGGCGTACGGCGTCGATCTCGACCACCCTCGCCGCGCCGCCACGACGCTCGAGGACTTCCTCACCATGCGGAGCGGGATCGACTGGGCGGTCCCCGGCCAGACGTACGACGACGGTACCCACCCAACCGTCGTACTGGAGGCCAGCGACCGGTGGATCGACTACGTCGTCGCGCAACCCGTGGGGACGGACCCCGGCACCCGCTTCGACTACAACGACGGCGTGAGCGTCCTCTTGGGGAAAGTCGTGCGCGAGGCCACCGGACAGCGGCTCGACGCGTGGGCGGAGGAACGCCTCTTCCGCCCCATCGGGATCGACGAGTACTACTGGAAGATCGCCCCCGACGGCGAAGTCGACAGCGAGGGTGGCCTCTACCTCTCCACCCACGACCTCGCCCGCGTCGGCTACCTCATGCTCCGGGGCGGGGAATGGGACGGCCGGCAGGTCGTCTCCCGGCAATGGGTCGAAACCTCGACCTCACCCGTCGTCCCCGACGTGGCCCCCGACAACGACCGGCCAGACACGGGTTACGGGTACCAGTGGTGGGTACCGGTGCACGAGGATGGCGAAACGAAGGTATTCGCGGGGAACGGATACGGAGGCCAGTTCATCCACATCGTGCCCGAACATGACCTCATCTCCGTCTTCAACGGCTGGACGCTCCACCAGCAACCCGACCTCTTCAGTTGGACCGCGCTCCAGGACCGCATCCTCCCCGCAATCGTCCCTTCCCCCTGA